In Parasphingorhabdus halotolerans, a single window of DNA contains:
- a CDS encoding translocation/assembly module TamB domain-containing protein, with protein sequence MSDTETTADSGTRSSWPRKIFMGLGGLLALIVLIVVGGYIWLDTNSGHRFIEKQVEALELENGMQIGIGKIEGSIYDEMQVVDLTISDPKGVFVSSEKVAMDWRPFAFISSHVDIRSLIIPKAKLLRLPEFKDVPETDDPLLPDLDIDIGKLEIGALDIAAAVTGERHLVTLLADVKIADRRAIVNGTGSAKIAPGVAGGDKFAFKLNAVPDDNELDIAFNLDAPANGVVAGLSGTGLPMALELKGKGDWKNWNGTLKGKSGAEMLAVVALNARDGTFKIAGDARPGLFLSGPSRDMLEPVTNIDFTASGEDRAFDIKGQIGSDNFTLATDGLVDLGNNSMRDLNVEFRLLKPSVIAENLNGAGITGSLVLNGDFATPNVSYALNAARIGFAETTVIGLRASGSAELNKDQWRIPLNARAQRIAGLNAAAGELLTNVRLDGDFAYANARLLSDNLKIRSDRIDATAVVVADLNEGLYTGGLKGKINGYRVESVGIFNLDSDINLKSGNDGQFALTGTIRARSSQIFNDGAREFLGGNSLIVANVAYGTDGIARVRSLNVAAPSFRLTQGSGSYTPSGGINFAAKGMSDQYGPLGVNVSGTVTNPVARIAAARPGLGVGLSNVVATIRGSRKGYAVLADGNSDYGPFDANVDILASSGPLTIDINRGTSFAGVGFAGRIRQTGAGPFAGQLAANGSGINGNVMLSAFSGKQRAIIDATAQNSVLPGPAQLAIRRAIIDADIILYDQPQVVADVQLAGLQMQELDIAAARAKIDYRGGQGTAMVMAEGRNVVPFRFAANAILDPKLWRVALDGRANGVNFKTVKPARIVPERSKYTLLSTTIDLSQGSIQLAGDYGAGLNIQSRLKNVNLALVNPMMPGLGLGGTATGSLDFAQTSTDAFPRADARLRIDNFTRTSLASVSQPVDLHFVGRLLANGGNGRAIFRRRGAAIGRMHVNLTPLPPGAGPWTTRVLAAPLSGGLRYNGPASTLFSLAALPDQDLKGAIGVAADFSGRVQTPVLTGVVRANNLVYENNAYGTRLTNMKIRGEFTNDRMQVTELTANAGEGTISGNGFVSLSSDKGFPIQLALDLNNAQLAKGSDLAASATGQIQVVNNASQPATISGRIRLPETRYKIVREGSTKVATLTGVRRKPALARKKITGDADPISGVPGNWKLDIDLVADNKIYVTGMGLESEWSADIKIRGTTGNPVLTGGIDLVRGNLGFAGRSFELTEGRLRFNGGSAFNPTLRLVANGEADDVAINVNITGSAEDPQIAFSSTPSLPQDEIMARILFGNSVGELSPIQAVQLATSLNSLRGGSGGLNPLGVLQSSVGIDRLRILGADEDSGRGTSLAAGQYISNDVYVEIVTDARGYTATQLEISLTPALSVLSSVGSFGGSNVNVRYRKDY encoded by the coding sequence ATGAGCGATACGGAAACCACGGCCGATAGCGGAACGCGCAGCAGTTGGCCGCGCAAAATCTTTATGGGTTTGGGCGGTTTGCTCGCGTTGATCGTGTTGATTGTCGTAGGCGGTTATATCTGGCTGGATACAAACAGCGGCCACCGGTTTATCGAAAAGCAAGTCGAGGCGCTTGAACTTGAAAACGGTATGCAGATCGGCATCGGCAAAATCGAAGGATCAATCTATGACGAGATGCAAGTTGTCGATCTGACGATTAGCGATCCCAAAGGTGTTTTCGTTTCTTCCGAAAAAGTAGCGATGGACTGGCGTCCGTTCGCGTTCATTAGCAGCCATGTTGATATCCGTTCCCTCATCATTCCAAAAGCGAAATTGTTGCGCCTTCCCGAGTTTAAAGACGTACCGGAAACCGACGATCCGCTGCTGCCCGATCTGGATATCGACATCGGCAAGTTGGAAATTGGCGCACTGGATATCGCTGCCGCTGTTACTGGTGAGCGTCATCTCGTCACTCTGTTGGCTGATGTAAAAATTGCGGATCGGCGTGCTATCGTTAACGGCACCGGAAGTGCGAAGATTGCTCCCGGCGTTGCGGGTGGCGACAAATTTGCGTTCAAACTCAACGCTGTTCCTGATGATAATGAACTGGATATTGCGTTCAACCTCGATGCGCCTGCCAATGGCGTTGTCGCGGGACTGTCCGGGACCGGGTTGCCAATGGCGCTGGAACTGAAGGGTAAAGGCGACTGGAAAAATTGGAACGGGACGCTGAAAGGTAAAAGCGGCGCAGAGATGCTTGCTGTTGTTGCGCTGAACGCTCGCGATGGAACGTTCAAAATAGCGGGCGATGCCCGGCCCGGACTTTTCCTGTCGGGGCCAAGCCGCGATATGCTTGAGCCGGTCACCAATATCGATTTCACCGCCAGCGGCGAAGATCGTGCGTTTGATATCAAGGGTCAGATTGGCAGCGATAATTTCACGCTTGCTACTGATGGTCTGGTTGACCTTGGCAATAACAGTATGCGCGATCTCAACGTCGAATTCCGCTTGCTCAAGCCATCGGTTATTGCCGAGAACTTGAACGGCGCCGGGATTACGGGATCGCTTGTTCTCAATGGCGATTTCGCGACGCCCAATGTCAGCTACGCGCTCAATGCGGCGCGGATCGGTTTTGCTGAAACGACCGTCATCGGATTGCGTGCCAGCGGCAGTGCAGAACTGAACAAAGATCAGTGGCGTATTCCGCTGAATGCTAGGGCGCAGCGGATAGCAGGTCTTAACGCGGCGGCCGGAGAATTGCTGACCAATGTCAGGCTGGACGGCGATTTTGCATATGCCAATGCCCGGCTGCTGTCGGATAATTTGAAAATCCGCTCCGACCGGATTGATGCGACGGCCGTGGTTGTCGCTGATCTGAACGAAGGCCTCTATACTGGCGGCTTGAAAGGCAAAATCAACGGCTATCGCGTAGAAAGCGTCGGGATTTTCAACCTCGATAGCGATATCAATCTGAAAAGCGGCAATGATGGACAGTTTGCGCTGACCGGTACAATCCGCGCCCGTTCGAGCCAGATTTTCAACGATGGCGCGCGTGAATTTCTTGGCGGGAACTCGCTGATCGTTGCCAATGTTGCGTACGGCACCGACGGCATTGCAAGAGTGCGCAGTTTGAATGTCGCGGCGCCGTCTTTCCGGCTAACACAAGGCAGCGGCAGTTACACACCCTCCGGGGGGATTAATTTTGCTGCGAAGGGCATGTCCGACCAATACGGCCCGCTAGGCGTCAATGTATCGGGTACGGTGACCAATCCGGTTGCGCGTATCGCGGCGGCTAGACCGGGTCTAGGTGTTGGACTGAGCAATGTTGTGGCGACGATACGCGGCAGCCGCAAAGGCTATGCCGTGCTGGCAGACGGCAATAGCGACTACGGACCATTTGACGCCAATGTAGATATATTGGCGAGCAGTGGCCCGCTGACGATCGATATCAATCGGGGAACAAGTTTCGCCGGTGTCGGATTTGCCGGTCGCATCCGCCAAACCGGGGCGGGGCCGTTTGCCGGGCAATTGGCCGCCAATGGATCGGGGATAAACGGTAATGTTATGCTCAGCGCATTCAGCGGAAAACAACGCGCCATCATCGACGCTACTGCGCAAAATTCTGTTCTGCCCGGACCAGCGCAGTTGGCGATCCGGCGCGCTATTATTGATGCCGATATCATTCTTTATGACCAGCCGCAGGTTGTTGCCGATGTGCAATTGGCGGGGCTGCAAATGCAGGAACTCGATATCGCCGCTGCCCGCGCAAAAATCGACTATCGCGGCGGTCAGGGCACGGCAATGGTCATGGCGGAGGGCCGCAATGTCGTGCCATTCCGCTTTGCTGCCAACGCTATTCTTGACCCCAAACTTTGGCGGGTTGCGCTAGATGGCCGTGCCAACGGTGTTAATTTCAAAACGGTCAAGCCGGCGCGCATCGTTCCGGAACGCAGCAAATATACATTGCTGTCAACCACCATTGATTTGTCTCAAGGCAGCATTCAGCTGGCCGGTGATTACGGTGCTGGCCTCAATATCCAGAGCCGCCTGAAGAACGTAAATCTGGCGTTGGTTAACCCGATGATGCCCGGATTAGGGCTTGGCGGCACGGCGACTGGTAGTCTCGATTTCGCCCAAACATCAACCGATGCATTTCCGCGAGCAGATGCAAGACTGCGGATCGATAACTTCACCCGTACCAGCTTGGCTTCGGTATCGCAGCCAGTTGATCTGCATTTTGTTGGACGCTTGCTGGCAAATGGTGGCAACGGTCGCGCGATCTTCCGGCGGCGTGGCGCAGCCATCGGGAGGATGCATGTCAACCTGACGCCGCTGCCGCCCGGCGCTGGTCCGTGGACTACGCGTGTTCTGGCCGCGCCTTTATCTGGCGGGCTGCGATATAATGGCCCGGCGAGCACTTTGTTCTCACTGGCTGCGCTGCCCGATCAGGATCTGAAGGGCGCTATAGGCGTCGCGGCGGACTTCTCTGGCCGGGTGCAAACACCCGTTCTGACCGGCGTCGTACGGGCTAATAATCTGGTTTACGAGAATAATGCTTATGGCACCAGATTGACTAACATGAAAATTCGCGGCGAATTTACCAATGACCGCATGCAAGTCACCGAACTGACTGCCAACGCTGGCGAAGGCACAATTAGCGGAAATGGTTTTGTATCGCTTAGCTCCGACAAGGGTTTTCCGATCCAGCTCGCGCTTGATCTGAATAATGCACAGCTTGCCAAAGGCAGCGATCTTGCGGCATCCGCCACGGGGCAGATTCAGGTAGTGAACAACGCATCGCAACCTGCGACGATCAGTGGCCGCATCCGCCTGCCCGAAACGCGATACAAGATTGTCCGTGAAGGCTCGACCAAAGTCGCCACCTTAACCGGTGTTCGCCGGAAACCTGCACTGGCCCGCAAAAAGATCACCGGAGACGCTGATCCTATTAGTGGTGTACCGGGTAACTGGAAACTGGATATCGACCTTGTAGCCGACAACAAAATTTATGTGACCGGCATGGGGCTGGAATCTGAATGGTCCGCTGACATTAAAATACGGGGTACAACGGGTAACCCCGTGTTGACTGGCGGCATTGATCTTGTTCGGGGCAATCTGGGTTTTGCCGGACGGTCGTTCGAGCTCACCGAAGGGCGCCTGCGCTTTAATGGCGGCTCAGCCTTTAATCCGACATTGCGTCTGGTGGCCAACGGTGAAGCAGATGATGTGGCCATAAACGTCAATATTACCGGCAGCGCCGAAGATCCGCAGATAGCATTTTCCTCAACGCCAAGCCTGCCGCAAGACGAGATTATGGCGCGTATTTTGTTTGGCAACTCGGTGGGCGAATTGTCGCCTATTCAGGCGGTGCAATTGGCGACTTCCCTTAACAGCCTGCGTGGTGGCAGCGGCGGCCTCAATCCACTCGGTGTCTTGCAGTCCTCGGTGGGTATCGACCGCCTGCGGATATTGGGCGCTGACGAAGATAGCGGGCGCGGAACTTCGCTCGCGGCGGGTCAGTATATATCGAATGATGTCTATGTTGAAATTGTCACCGATGCGCGCGGCTATACGGCGACGCAGCTGGAGATTAGTTTGACCCCGGCGCTCTCTGTGCTCAGCAGCGTGGGCAGCTTTGGTGGTTCGAACGTTAATGTGCGCTACCGGAAGGATTATTGA
- a CDS encoding YihY/virulence factor BrkB family protein — protein sequence MSELRPEQDPADVEELIEALPDEAITLGATARTPLHFPAKAWWAIIKRVYVMNDFHNLPLLSAGVAFFGFLAFVPLIAVVVLLYGLIADPTNVGNVIENADGFLPEAVLTILRDQMLDIVTTSKAAQGLGLAFALLVSTYGAMRAATAMIKALNIIYEEPESRNILVTTFTALKITLGMALVAIVGLGSISVFSYVSIFLQDYLGNITVTLIKFATWLTAGFLVSVAFGLFFRYGPDRRPAKWRWLTIGSAVSTLLWLLITIGFGYYASNVSDYNATYGSLAAVVIFLMWLFLSAYAVLIGAEINAEMERQTFQDSTIGKDRPIGERGAYVADNLMLDQASKTILLKKQRRKADRRARKVTRDSL from the coding sequence ATGAGTGAACTGCGGCCAGAGCAAGATCCAGCTGATGTAGAAGAGCTCATCGAGGCGTTACCCGATGAGGCCATAACGCTAGGTGCGACAGCACGCACTCCATTGCATTTTCCTGCTAAAGCGTGGTGGGCGATCATCAAACGCGTTTATGTGATGAACGATTTCCACAATCTGCCGCTGCTGTCGGCGGGCGTTGCATTTTTCGGCTTTCTGGCCTTTGTTCCGCTCATCGCGGTTGTCGTTCTGCTATACGGGCTCATCGCTGACCCCACAAATGTTGGCAATGTCATTGAGAATGCCGACGGATTCTTGCCCGAAGCTGTGCTCACAATATTGCGTGACCAAATGTTAGATATCGTGACCACGAGCAAGGCGGCGCAAGGACTTGGCCTGGCCTTTGCGCTGCTTGTGTCCACTTACGGAGCGATGCGCGCTGCAACCGCGATGATAAAGGCACTTAATATCATCTACGAGGAACCGGAATCGCGCAACATACTGGTCACGACCTTCACGGCACTGAAAATCACATTGGGGATGGCGCTTGTTGCTATTGTCGGTCTGGGATCCATTTCAGTGTTCAGCTACGTCAGCATATTTTTGCAAGACTACCTGGGAAACATCACAGTCACTCTGATAAAATTCGCTACGTGGCTGACCGCTGGTTTTCTGGTCAGCGTCGCTTTTGGTTTATTCTTTCGATACGGCCCCGATCGCCGACCTGCCAAATGGCGTTGGCTGACAATCGGTTCGGCGGTATCAACATTGCTGTGGCTGCTGATCACTATCGGATTTGGCTATTATGCCTCCAACGTCAGCGATTATAACGCGACTTACGGATCACTTGCAGCAGTAGTCATTTTTCTGATGTGGTTGTTTCTATCGGCTTATGCCGTGTTGATTGGCGCAGAAATCAATGCCGAGATGGAACGCCAGACCTTTCAAGATTCCACCATCGGCAAAGATCGCCCAATCGGCGAGCGCGGCGCTTATGTGGCGGACAATTTGATGCTTGATCAAGCAAGCAAAACAATCTTGCTCAAAAAGCAGAGGCGAAAAGCAGACCGGCGAGCGCGTAAGGTTACTAGAGACTCGCTGTGA
- a CDS encoding cation diffusion facilitator family transporter — protein MASGSKTVVYAALAGNSLIAVSKFIVASITGSSAMFSEGVHSVVDSGNQLLLLFGMSRATRKPDEKHPFGYGMELYFYTFVVAILIFAVGAGISIYEGLHSISDPQPVKSPEWSYGVLSLAMVFEGAAWWVAFKEFRRTKGDQSWYAAVRNSKDPTVFTILFEDSAAMMGLMIAFIGIFCAQYFDMPILDGIASICIGVVLAFVAVLLAFEAKGLLIGEAASPAVIKGIHNIVSEDPRISGLNEVLTMHMGPDDILLAASVDFDDKLTADKVEQCITDFETTIKEQFPQVRRIFIEAQSWRQHHATAIAAGEMSDQPPPDGK, from the coding sequence ATGGCATCAGGATCCAAAACTGTCGTTTATGCAGCGCTTGCTGGAAACAGCCTGATCGCTGTCTCAAAATTTATAGTTGCTTCCATCACTGGCAGTTCAGCAATGTTCAGCGAAGGCGTTCATTCGGTCGTCGATAGCGGAAACCAGTTGTTACTTCTATTTGGAATGAGCCGGGCGACGCGCAAGCCTGATGAGAAACATCCTTTTGGTTACGGGATGGAGTTATATTTCTATACATTCGTTGTGGCGATCCTGATTTTTGCAGTGGGTGCGGGCATTTCCATTTATGAAGGTCTACACAGCATCAGTGACCCTCAGCCGGTAAAATCGCCCGAATGGAGCTACGGCGTATTGTCACTGGCGATGGTGTTCGAAGGCGCGGCTTGGTGGGTTGCGTTCAAGGAATTTCGGCGAACCAAGGGCGACCAGTCCTGGTATGCTGCTGTTCGTAATTCCAAGGACCCAACAGTCTTTACCATTTTGTTCGAAGACAGCGCCGCCATGATGGGCCTGATGATCGCCTTTATCGGGATATTCTGTGCGCAATATTTCGACATGCCGATCCTCGATGGCATTGCGTCTATTTGCATCGGCGTTGTTCTGGCTTTTGTTGCCGTTCTGCTTGCCTTTGAGGCGAAAGGTCTACTGATTGGAGAGGCCGCTTCGCCAGCAGTCATAAAGGGCATCCATAATATTGTGTCTGAAGATCCCCGGATCTCTGGTCTTAATGAGGTGCTCACCATGCATATGGGCCCCGACGATATATTGCTCGCCGCGAGCGTGGATTTTGACGATAAGTTGACTGCTGACAAGGTCGAACAATGTATCACTGATTTTGAGACAACCATCAAAGAGCAGTTTCCACAAGTGAGACGGATTTTTATTGAAGCGCAAAGCTGGCGCCAGCATCATGCGACCGCGATTGCAGCCGGAGAAATGAGCGATCAGCCACCGCCCGATGGTAAATAG